In Mustelus asterias chromosome 20, sMusAst1.hap1.1, whole genome shotgun sequence, a single genomic region encodes these proteins:
- the LOC144508345 gene encoding transcription factor-like 5 protein encodes MMLSSEATPEPPHSPSHESRPVEPTPTTCTSECPFTEPGLNFTNSDLSLVDMSEVEYTQLQHILYSHMESQPGEGELEARLNPTLYQSANTTNQASFPTASSVNQVPFSTASSTSQNLYPVTSTTNPTSDSHDVGNSQCLGHIDFQELKMMLLNDPPLPVNSSNSLQSVEKFSQNSSVETTRPNGPTLKNRDTVGNSDKEKNSGDNSMTGQESRCKTGPRVRLEDRFNAVQNENQDRQELQDSGVTFNNLVALIRHPSELMGIPLHPQQSKCTTLVKSKAGAPSALQFAYPLYTPNTCTPTGSTNSSQTQGTGNQAHVLESASPQELALPRAFSLCFQQELQSARQALSNCNRNKPLPEQVWIKVEDETLRKQVANKRCRSRSRQASIETEHKVLRDLTNMTENQNANVAQGGQWQPTHPTPPGPTHGNQQELNCQRRERHNRMERDRRRRIRICCDELNYLVPFCNSETDKATTLQWTTAFLKYIQEKHGDTLKKEFESVFCGKTGRRLKQPRVEAPVDHSITTSLHNHGVMEGK; translated from the exons ATGATGCTTTCTTCTGAGGCCACACCAGAgccaccccattccccctctcatgAGTCCAGGCCCGTGGAGCCCACCCCAACCACTTGTACTTCCGAATGCCCTTTTACAGAGCCGGGACTTAACTTCACTAACTCTGATCTTAGCCTCGTGGACATGAGTGAGGTTGAATATACCCAACTCCAGCACATCCTTTATTCACACATGGAGTCCCAGCCAGGGGAAGGTGAACTGGAGGCTCGTTTGAACCCTACTTTGTACCAATCTGCCAATACTACCAACCAGGCTTCGTTTCCAACCGCTAGCTCAGTTAACCAAGTTCCGTTCTCAACAGCTAGTTCTACCAGTCAGAATCTGTACCCAGTTACCAGTACAACGAACCCAACCTCAGATTCTCACGATGTGGGGAACAGTCAATGTTTAGGGCACATTGATTTCCAAGAGTTAAAAATGATGCTTTTGAATGACCCTCCATTGCCTGTTAACAGCAGTAATAGTTTGCAAAGTGTGGAGAAATTCTCACAAAATTCTTCTGTGGAAACCACCCGACCAAATGGACCAACACTGAAAAATAGGGACACAGTGGGTAATTCGGACAAAGAGAAGAATTCAGGGGATAACTCGATGACAGGACAAGAGTCAAGATGCAAAACTGGACCTAGAGTTCGTCTTGAAGACAGATTTAATGCAGTCCAAAATGAAAACCAGGACCGACAGGAGCTACAGGATTCTGGAGTTACATTTAACAA TTTGGTTGCTTTGATCCGGCATCCTTCAGAGCTGATGGGGATACCTCTCCATCCACAGCAAAGCAAATGTACTACTTTAGTCAAGAGCAAGGCTGGggctccttctgctctgcagttTGCATACCCTTTGTACACACCGAATACATGTACACCAACTGGCAGTACTAACTCCAGTCAAACTCAG GGTACAGGAAACCAGGCACATGTGCTAGAATCTGCCAGCCCTCAGGAGCTTGCCCTGCCAAGAGCGTTCTCTTTATGTTTCCAGCAGGAACTTCAATCCGCCAGACAGGCACTGAGTAACTGCAACAGAAACAAACCTTTACCTGAGCAAGTCTGGATTAAGGTAGAAG ATGAAACTTTACGCAAGCAGGTGGCAAACAAACGCTGTCGCAGTCGCTCACGGCAAGCCAGCATAGAAACAGAGCACAAGGTTCTTCGTGATCTCACTAACATGACAGAGAATCAAAACGCAAATGTTGCTCAAGGTGGACAATGGCAACCAACGCATCCAACTCCTCCTGGCCCTACACATGGGAACCAGCAGGAACTAAACTGCCAGCGAAGAGAGAGACACAACCGAATGGAGAGAGACCGTAG GCGCAGAATCCGTATTTGCTGTGATGAGCTGAATTATCTTGTTCCATTCTGCAATTCTGAGACAGATAAAGCTACAACTTTACAGTGGACCACTGCCTTTCTCAAATATATTCAA